Proteins from a single region of Macrobrachium nipponense isolate FS-2020 chromosome 11, ASM1510439v2, whole genome shotgun sequence:
- the LOC135209072 gene encoding zinc finger BED domain-containing protein 5-like: MVKDGNLSMFERLGVALAKSKNTGNLDVVQLLQATLAPLRIELHSYFPELSEVESKLIRNPFTVNVHLLPDNLQEEFLELVNDSAAKDSFETLTLTKFWTRMSETYPVVSDVVLNSFLIFPSIYRCEQGFSTLLNMKTKHRSRLNVEHGLRVCRSNTTPRIEKILCNKQAQPSH, translated from the coding sequence ATGGTTAAAGATGGAAATCTGAGCATGTTTGAACGCTTGGGTGTGGCCCTTGCTAAAAGCAAAAACACTGGAAATTTAGATGTGGTACAGCTTCTGCAAGCAACTCTAGCTCCTCTGCGGATAGAGTTGCATTCTTACTTCCCTGAGCTAAGTGAAGTGGAATCAAAATTGATTAGAAACCCATTCACTGTCAATGTGCACCTTCTCCCAGATAACTTGCAAGAAGAATTCTTAGAGTTGGTGAATGACTCTGCTGCAAAAGATTCATTTGAAACACTTACCCTGACCAAGTTCTGGACTAGAATGAGTGAGACTTACCCTGTTGTATCTGATGTTGTACTGAACTCTTTCCTGATATTTCCTAGTATTTACCGGTGTGAGCAAGGTTTTTCAACGCTGTTGAACATGAAAACGAAACATCGATCACGGCTTAATGTGGAGCATGGCCTACGTGTGTGCCGGTCTAATACTACTCCTCGAATTGAAA